A genomic region of Zea mays cultivar B73 chromosome 6, Zm-B73-REFERENCE-NAM-5.0, whole genome shotgun sequence contains the following coding sequences:
- the LOC103630955 gene encoding LOB domain-containing protein 1, translating to MEYSSSDTAVCTVAAAAAAASSSPPSSPQPQPQPAAVVLSPCAACKILRRRCVDRCVLAPYFPPTEPHKFATAHRVFGASNIIKLLQELPEEHRADAVSSMVYEAAARIRDPVYGCAGAICQLQKQANELKAQLARAHAELACARAQHAHLLALLCVEVAAAADSSSYSASHHQLAVVAANPMVAVAAADAQAADALYVVDGAGAACLQMQASWGDEALWT from the exons ATGGAGTACAGCTCCAGCGACACGGCCGTCTGCACCGtggccgcggccgcggccgcggcgTCGTCGTCACCTCCGTCGTCGCCACAGCCACAGCCACAGCCGGCGGCGGTGGTGCTGAGCCCGTGCGCTGCGTGCAAGATCCTCCGCCGCCGCTGCGTCGACCGCTGCGTGCTGGCGCCATACTTCCCGCCCACGGAGCCGCACAAGTTCGCGACCGCGCACCGGGTCTTCGGCGCCAGCAACATCATCAAGCTCCTCCAG GAGCTGCCGGAGGAGCACCGCGCCGACGCCGTGAGCAGCATGGTGTACGAGGCGGCGGCGCGCATCCGGGACCCCGTGTACGGCTGCGCCGGCGCCATCTGCCAGCTGCAGAAGCAGGCCAACGAGCTCAAGGCGCAGCTGGCGCGCGCGCACGCCGAGCTCGCCTGCGCCCGCGCCCAGCACGCGCACCTCCTCGCGCTCCTCTGCGTCgaggtcgccgccgccgccgactccTCCTCCTACTCCGCCTCGCACCACCAGCTAGCCGTCGTCGCCGCCAACCCCATGGTGGCCGTGGCAGCCGCCGACGCGCAGGCAGCCGACGCGCTCTACGTCGTCGACGGCGCCGGTGCCGCCTGCCTGCAGATGCAGGCCAGCTGGGGCGACGAGGCGCTCTGGACATGA